From Penaeus vannamei isolate JL-2024 chromosome 12, ASM4276789v1, whole genome shotgun sequence, the proteins below share one genomic window:
- the RpL37A gene encoding large ribosomal subunit protein eL43, translated as MAKRTRKAGIVGKYGTRYGASLRKMVKKIEITQHMRHLCSFCGKEAMRRQAVGIWSCKPCRRTVAGGAYTYTTVAAANVRSFIRRNKDIKEREG; from the exons ATG GCCAAACGTACAAGGAAGGCTGGCATCGTCGGCAAGTACGGCACCCGATATGGTGCTTCCCTCCGTAAGATGGTGAAGAAGATCGAAATCACGCAGCACATGAGGCACCTGTGTTCCTTCTGCGGCAAG GAGGCCATGAGACGCCAGGCTGTCGGCATTTGGTCTTGCAAGCCCTGCCGTCGCACAGTCGCTGGAGGAGCCTACACTTACACCACAGTCGCTGCTGCAAACGTGCGCTCCTTCATTAGGAGGAACAAGGATATCAAGGAGAGGGAAGGTTAA
- the Acbp1 gene encoding acyl-CoA-binding protein, which yields MSLEENFNKAAEQVKNLQQQPTDDELKEIYSLYKQATVGDINTERPGMLDFKGKAKWDAWSSKKGMSKEAAMEAYVAKAEQLISTYGLKA from the exons ATGTCtctggaagag AATTTTAACAAGGCAGCTGAGCAGGTCAAGAACCTGCAGCAGCAGCCAACTGACGATGAACTCAAGGAAATCTATTCTCTCTACAAGCAGGCAACAGTTGGTGATATTAACACAG AGAGGCCAGGCATGTTGGACTTCAAAGGAAAGGCAAAGTGGGATGCCTGGAGCAGTAAGAAGGGTATGTCCAAGGAGGCAGCCATGGAGGCGTACGTGGCAAAGGCTGAACAGCTGATCAGTACCTATGGCCTTAAggcataa